In the genome of Crassostrea angulata isolate pt1a10 chromosome 6, ASM2561291v2, whole genome shotgun sequence, the window GATGCAGCACAAGACAGATACCTGAAGAAAAGAAAGTTTGGGTCATGCCTTAAAGTCTGCTTTGATCTTATACGTCGACCTAGATACTTGTTTAAAGTTCACAATACACTCTTCACCCCAAGACACTTTGGGGATGAAGCATTAACAAGTTAGGTCAAGGGAAGAAAAACTAAGCTCTAGCATTGTTATTGATCATGAGGCAAATATGACaatgaattatgttttataaCATGTATTAGCTTGTATTCACATCTTGATGGTCGAATTTGAGGTGTGAATACACATTTATCGAATGGCCATACATACCGAGGGGCCATTGTAAAgtcattaatttgaattttagatttgttttaaacggagaatattaatGGTTTTCAATGGAATAGGCCTTAAATGCGTTTTTTATtatagaaagaaaatgaaaaatactgttGGAGCTATTTAtagctttatttaaaaatatgctgtaaaaggtataatatgaaaaaagcaactttaaaatacaaacatatacaTATCAAACTACTATCGCACAGTTTTTTTTCCatataaaaagtacatgtaataattctTAAAACAAAGAGTTGACGTATAGCTTGGGTAAAGCTGTTATTGTAGCGAAGACGtcctacaaataaatgatataaaagatataaaacatTGAAcctaaaaaatcagaaaaaaaatgtttattctaAACTGTACGagtatcataataaaaaaacatagcAAAGATTGAATtatagtaaaagaaaaattccacACCAAAATAGCAAAGTGTTGCGGGAGTAAATGCTTTGCGGTGTGGTAATAAAAAAAGCAACTGAAGTATTACCTGGAAATgctaaattaattaaatgaaggATTTatagcaaaaagaaaaaaatcaattccttttttaaaagtaacatAATTGTTCCTGTGCAACATTTGTGCATTAAAAGGTATTCAAAGCAGTTTTATAAAGatcctatgaaaaaaaaactttatggTCGATTTTATGGCTGTAACCCGGAAATTGAATCCCACTGTAAAATTAatcttaaatttcattgaaatagtTGATCCAATTTTTTCTGTAAAGATAAATAAGAGGCCAAGAGGCTCCATCGATCATCTGAGCAATGATAGCCATAACTCTAATCAAATCAGCATTACAATATTCagatcaaaatatcttgacaattaGATACAGTAAATCttgcaaaaaaagtatttaaggttgtccatccataactatcatatttcatatctactagattgcaagtttgatcactaaaatcttagtatgattttaaggagtttattaaataataaattttcacctttgaaatctttaaaaaaaaaattaattttaatcaatttataatATGTTGAAGTTAatattgaagtctatgggaaaaatggatttttaaatatatttctttagtacaagttattttctcacatttctcttggtgaaaagttgcaaaagctttctccatcttcgaatatgctaaaataattcatagtttaccatacatattttaagaaaatgattttttttattttccttatgggcagacaactttttaaaaaaatttaagtgcaaaaagttcatttaattgactacatacatacacccaattttggtttatgtcagcctcataatagcttcaaaatatgcatttgatgtagtatagaccaatcaaaatcgttaaattcaccttagttatggatggactaccttaaaagatctgccaatttttttctacatatttcTGTGAAAAATACCAAGCTTCTTTTGTTGTTTCAGTgtttgtaagaagattttttctgTTCTTAAAAGCTTTTTTCTCTTCCTATGTAAAAGCCCTCCCTTTGTGGTCACACTTTTCTccagggaatcatggtttgatcAAGCTGTTATCTGCATAATTTGTGCTTTTACTGAGGTTTTCTCTAGATCTTGTAAAGTAAATATTTGTTGAGCCCCTACCCCCCTTCCAAATTGGCCCCATCAAACCCTGggaatcataatttgaacaaacttgaatctacactactttaggatgcttccacacaagttctaGCTTTTCGGGTCATaatgtttttgagaagatattTTCAATCATTCTAAATTATCTCTCCTTTAAAGAAGGAGTGGTCGTTCATtcgaataaattttaaaattgaatcccctttacccagTGATGCTAGAtgccaagtttagttgaaataAGCCTAATTTCCTTGAAATTGTAAAAAGGTTAAGACGACACAACGAAAAAATAACAATGacaacaacgacagacaacgtacaaattttgatcagaaaagctcacttaagcCTTTGCCTTAGGTGagcttaataaaaaaatttctatttcaaaatcgTCCAAGAATGAAAATCAACGGTAACCTCTGAACTAAAAAGATACACAACTTCTATGAACAATAATCAGTAATGTATGTCTATCTGCGTTAGATTTTTGTGATAGCAAACAGCTGGAGCGTATCACAACCAATACTTTTGAATCTCTCGGGAGcttctatttttttaacatcttcCACTGTGAATCCCTCACCAAATGCTTTCTCCAATTCCTCTTTCGTCATGCTTTTTTCATCCGTCATggatttatcaaaattaacaaATTCGGTCAGGTTAATGCACCCTTTTCCCATCAACCCGCGGATTACGTGAATGTATGCTTCTCTGTCCTCGACAGCCATAGCATTCAGACCACCGCTATCCCATATGCCATCAAACTCCCCACAGATGTCTACAGTGAATCGAAAGAAATCACAGCTATAAATTATCATGTTGTGATCTAGACTCTCATATTTTTCTCCAGGAATGCCTGCCATTTCTTTAACATCATAAGGAATGCCGTTTTCTTCAAAGAAAGCCTTGCAAGGGACAGGTGCTACTTCCAATCCCACCACTTTATGTCCATGATCCAACAACCATTTCATCTCCACAGCCTTTCCACACAGAGGCACAAATATCCGCATACCTGGTCTTGTTAGCATTCTCTGGTGGTATTTTATGAATAGTTCATTCAAATCTGGGTTGTGGAACTCCACATCAGGTGTTTTCCAGCAATCCTTCCACGTTTCCACTGTCATTTTTTGATGATCATCATCCTGGTGTTGGTCGTTGTGAGCCATGATTGTTTTTATGAAGTTCAGGTAAGCAAGAGGGCAAATCAGGTCATGCATCCGAGAGTTGTCGTTACGGGAGGGGTCCCTGAGAGGATAATTCATTCCCACTTGTATCAAAGAGTATTCTTTTATTCTTATTAATGATTGAGAATGAGTTTTCAGTACCTTTATTATTCTCTAAGTTAAACAGACTGATCGCGGTGATATTTCTTGCAttcaaaatgatatacatgtgtataaaagcaattaaaattttagAGCTAGGGTATCAAACCGCTTAAATAACTAAGCCAACAAAAGCTCCCTGCTAAAAGAATGCTAATTAAGATATTgagatatgaatacttacattcaataaatatttaattctgaTGAAATGAAGATGAAGGTTTTACCCATATATTGTAGTCTAACAGCATCAGTGCAggtacctgtacatgtataaacatccCGTTGTCATAGACACCATGTGCCACACATGGTTTAAAGATTACGTTATTTGCTTGTTTAAacataagtaaaataaaacaactttcaAAAGTATTTATCATAGGcagatttaaaaagaaatacttcCATTAATAGTCATTATTAACAATAGGAAATTGCCAGTATTTACTTCCAGCATAGTTCAACAGTTAATCCAACATTTGAATTGCAACTattgaatatattattttatttaaaatgaaataaaatgcatgTTATGCAATGCAATAATGTTAAAAGACAATTGTGTTTTTAACGTTGATAAAAGTAGTTAAAGATTCGACAGGACTACACGGAAAATAGTGTACAAGTTCAATcaacttcatgtacatgtagtctGAATAAACCATTAAGAATGAACATGTCGGGTTCTTATTGCTTACATAATGTATTAGACTCAATTCAATATTGCCGAATTATGTAACTACAttgtttttgtgtaaaatattcaatattgcCAAATTATGTAACTACAttgtttttgtgtaaaaaaaattaaggaatgaaaaatatctttaacattttatcagtaatcaattaaataatgCTTTTCAAATACACGTTTGCTTAGCAATTGCTATAGTAATTGCTTattcatataccggtattaaCTAAAGGGTTACAAATGggtaaagaaaaagaaaacaacgcTATAAAGAATGTGTTGTGTTTTTAATCAACATACGTAATTTTAGAAGATTATACGTATCATATTATAACATGTTATGACTGCATTAAATAGGATGCATACTGCCGTAAATTAGTACCCTGGCGAGtcagtaaataatttatttgtatttttgacgTCATGCGTAATGTCACAATGGTGGACAACAATTATCTATCAGGTCCGCCTTAAACTgtagaatatgatattttgGGCGTaggttatttatttaattaattcacttattaataataaaaatgtcttaGCTTTAGAATATGAATATTTCCGTAAAAATCTTTATACAGGGCTCGTCAACTAGAGAAGATAAATACATCCTTAAAATGACCAGGACCATCCAGCACTCTTAATTCCAtagatattgatttaaaatagaaatgctATCATCCCCATTGCTGACTGGAACCTGTAAAAGGATTCTAATGGATACATCAGAAAAAACAGGCTTTTTATGAATTTGCTATGTACGTTAACATTTATAAATGAGAGGAAGTAAAGCGAGTCTTTGACCCAGTACACAATATTATAACTTATGAGAATCAGTACAATCATTCTTACTCTTATCAATAATAGTGAATTTTTATCTCGAATGACgatgtattttataaatgagataaaaattgtttgataaacaatgtaaaacatattaaaccaAGTGTGAAAAGTATAGGAAGGATTCAAGCCTAGttgaaacagaaaattaatAACCCCAGAAGCGTTTACAGCCGATGATCCTAGGATTAGAGCTAGGTCGTTAAAATTGAGATTAATTGGTTGGGTTCTTACAGAACTGATCTTATACAAGTAATAATATGCAATTATTATCAAAACAAGGATCATCATCTTGGCTCCTATGACACTAAGAAGCCATTCATTCCTGAAAATCAAAATACGTCGAAATGCTTTGTCAGTCGGATAagcaattatatatataagaaacGGGGCATTTAGAAAAATACAAGCAATTGTCACAAAAAGTTTCTGTTTTCCAGAAAGGGATAAATGTCGACAAGTTGTAACAAGTTCTTCTTCTCTATGGTTCCATGATGAAACAATAggattattttgtgtattttttgtcaGCGGTACGCCAATCACAATTATTGTTGCAAGAATGCTAAATTCCATGTCCAAAGGTAAGAAATATAGTTCCCCGTAAAACAGAGTAACGCACGGAGAATTTGCATATTCTGTTAGTTGTGTAAAATTGGATTCTGTCAATATTGCACTACTAAGAAGGGTTGTATCTAACCAGTTTACAATATTGGCCACGGCGAGAAGAGACATCATATATTTGATTTTCCtactttcataaaaaatgtaacGACTGCAGCCAGTTAAGAAGAGCATCTGCAAAATGATGAACACGACGGACATTGTCTTAGCCAGTTCGGGAAAAACGTTGACATGATAACCATGATCGGTCTGACGAATAATGCAAACACCAATTCCAAGAATCCACAAGACAACGATCTTAACATTGGCTTCTACTGAGGCGCCTTTGGTGCAAATCCACGAATTCTTTTGGGCACAAATAAGCAGAATGGTGACCACGATCGCTATGGATCCCAGGCACTTGGTGGTGAAAGGGACGTTACCCACAATGCAGGAGAAATCCGAGTGCCAGTCCAGATTGAATAAAAAGATGGACGGGAATATTACGCCCAATAGTCCAGAGGCCAGAAGATAATGCCCGTAAATTCCAATAGTTGGTTGATCCTCTGCCATCTTGAATTCCAACGAGCTTAAAAGAGTCCTTAAAACAAGTTCAACATGGGtgattattttaacttttttttctaagacTGGGTGATCGTTTCAGTGTCATGTGCTCTATAACGTctgatattcaattttattgtatagaaataaaaatcgGGGAAGttcttttgtatttgttttttattggtCCTTTTAGTGCAATCTAACAGAGGAAGTTTAAAGGTGTTTTATTGTTTTGGTCCTATTAGTGCAGTTAAAAGTTACTGTACAATCACATATCGCTTCTTGATCAAAAAGTGTTTACTAAGtctgtattttttcttaatattgtaTTTCAGTTAGCAAATTTTATAGTTTAGTTAAGCAAATTTCCTGTTCGGTAGgctataataattaatatacagGCTTTGAAGTTGTCTCGACTTCTCTGTCTTAATGCAAATGCAAGTAAAATGTAGCACCATCTATGCAAAATCTATAATACTAATTGTATGGagattctttgtttttaattttctgcaAAACTACCTTTTTCGTTTCGACAGACATTATCATCTTTAGTGAGTGATGATTGTGATATGACTTTGAAAGCAAAGCAGACTATAACAAAAACCTTTCGTGATCATGCAAGACATTACACAGCTTCATAGGTTGCTAATATTTCTGCCCATATGTAACATactggagaataatgtccgcggcatatctctgaatgaatgaatgaatatctGATCTCGGCAATGACTGTTGTAGAATAGtatataaaacagtatactGTACAATAATGATTTATACGTTCTTTATCgtgttttaatatcaaaaatgcataaaatgcATTAGTGCTGCCATCAAAACACAAACGCTTCGGTCGATGCAGAATATTATTTTCTTCATATCTTCAGAAGAGTTGTTTTCTTCTTTGACTTTCATTTCAGTTGGAAATTCATGTTAAAAATgagaatttcaaaattcattgatttttaaaccaTTCCATTTCAAATGGAAACGTTTAAAGTTCAGTTTTTAAAGGCATATTTCTAGACGTTTTCAAGTGGAGCTGCGTGCACCTTGTGTTGTTCTCCTgtttgataaattcgatgttatTCCAATCCATCATATGGTAAAGTATTAGTTCGTCTTATCCAGTCCGATTATCTAACgtttaaaagttttcttttcagTTATTTCCAGAATGAAAATTCTACAGATGAAGGCGTTCCATACCGGTCTCCATGACGACAAAAAAGCCAGTATTTTTTCTGGGTGTCTAATAGGCCGGACACAGCACGATGCATTTGGAAGTTTATAATCCACAACCAATAATGCTTTGGTTTGCCATCAAAAAAATCAGACATGTTTTAATGACAAAGTATCCCATGAACCAAAACATGGCCAAGTCTGTGAACAAACAAACATGTAGGTTCGGAAGTGTGTTCTATATGCACCTGCTTCAGTGGGATGCGAAGGGGTTTCCCTTGCCATTGGCGTGGAGATTTGTAGTaggatgggggagggggggggggggggcgttcgAAGAATGGAAATATAGGTACTCCCTATCTAAATCATTGTATGAAAAAATGGCAtccttgtatacatgtaccataaaaaACAACAAGGCCTGTACCTTGCCGCTATATTATAAGCTCTTCATCTCGGGatgaaacaaaccaaaaatgcGGTACTTATAGGATCTGAATAAAAGTATTTTCATACACTGTATTAGATGAGAATTTTAAGCGTCTTAATTATGTATAACAGGCGGAACTGGAGACGCGCGTTAGCCACAAAACTCAATCAGGTAACCGGAAAACATCTACTGATATGGAAGAGGACTTTATGTTGGACCATCATGCAACCGGAATTTCATTAAGCAACCGAGAAACATCCAAAAAGTGAGATACAATGTAAACACTGGAGGTTGGACCAGAGTGAGCAGTAGAACTCCATCGAGCCACCGGAACATCTATATGACAGGGTCTGCATGAGTGACCAACACGAGAAACAGAACTTATCATGCTTATAATGGATTCTTGACTAAAATTCTGTCTCTGTCCTGTTTTCTGATTGAAAGTTTTCCAGCTGCAGCACTGAATTAGCTGATCAAAATCAGAGATATAGTACCTAAATGTACCATCTTCTTCCGCTGTCGTAACGTAGAGTTCGGTCAGTGTTATCTCCGTATGCTGCATTTTACTTGCAATTTTTGATTAACAACAAAAATGTGTTTTGGGAAATGACCGTCAAAAGGCGATTACTTGCGGTGTTTTCTACAGTGGTTGTTACAGTCTGGTTGCTATGAAACATTGATGtcaaaggaaagaaaaataattttcatttttcaacaatGTCTGAAAATT includes:
- the LOC128190687 gene encoding thiopurine S-methyltransferase-like, which translates into the protein MNYPLRDPSRNDNSRMHDLICPLAYLNFIKTIMAHNDQHQDDDHQKMTVETWKDCWKTPDVEFHNPDLNELFIKYHQRMLTRPGMRIFVPLCGKAVEMKWLLDHGHKVVGLEVAPVPCKAFFEENGIPYDVKEMAGIPGEKYESLDHNMIIYSCDFFRFTVDICGEFDGIWDSGGLNAMAVEDREAYIHVIRGLMGKGCINLTEFVNFDKSMTDEKSMTKEELEKAFGEGFTVEDVKKIEAPERFKSIGCDTLQLFAITKI